A stretch of the Streptomyces sp. NBC_00078 genome encodes the following:
- a CDS encoding acyltransferase domain-containing protein — MPEPQHDDAHDDSFDVAHREWLTERLTHYLGVPMDESVPFHEYGLDSVATLSLYGDIEEEFGPLIDPTDIAAYPTVRELARYMAHRDPRPAGGGLVRAAFAFTGQGSQHPGMTSGLYRDCTGYRAHLAEAAAELLPYTGTSVVELILGNDPRIHQTAFTQPALFAVEYALAQTLRDEGVTPVAVLGHGIGEFAAAAVAGALSLPDAAKLVALRGAFMQYLPSGGGMMATCAAPFEAAELVAAEPGVGISAINAAKATVLSGDRAGLERIQEQLEGRGIACRHLTVTHPFHSPLMAPMVPRFDAVAHRVAGGPARVPFYSTVYGRLTTEPLYGPYWSEQITSPVRFADAARAMLAQQTPTHVVEIGPRVVLTPFLRRMGGNDGPTCLAVCRGPESDAVDLAGVISALDAGPLAAALAGA; from the coding sequence ATGCCCGAACCACAGCACGACGACGCGCACGACGACTCGTTCGACGTGGCCCACCGCGAATGGCTCACGGAGCGGCTCACCCACTATCTCGGTGTGCCGATGGACGAGAGCGTGCCCTTCCACGAGTACGGACTCGACTCGGTGGCCACGCTCAGCCTGTACGGCGACATCGAGGAGGAGTTCGGGCCGCTGATCGACCCCACCGACATCGCGGCCTACCCCACGGTGCGCGAGCTGGCCCGGTACATGGCGCACCGCGACCCGCGTCCGGCGGGCGGCGGCCTCGTCAGGGCGGCCTTCGCGTTCACCGGTCAGGGCTCCCAGCACCCGGGTATGACCTCCGGGCTCTACCGGGACTGCACCGGCTATCGCGCCCATCTCGCCGAGGCCGCCGCCGAGTTGCTGCCCTACACCGGGACGTCCGTGGTGGAGCTGATCCTGGGCAACGACCCGCGCATCCACCAGACCGCGTTCACCCAGCCGGCGCTGTTCGCCGTCGAGTACGCCCTCGCGCAGACCCTCCGGGACGAGGGCGTGACCCCGGTCGCCGTACTGGGCCATGGCATCGGGGAGTTCGCGGCGGCCGCCGTCGCCGGCGCCCTGTCGCTGCCCGACGCCGCCAAGCTGGTCGCGCTGCGCGGCGCCTTCATGCAGTACCTGCCCTCCGGCGGCGGCATGATGGCCACCTGCGCCGCCCCGTTCGAGGCGGCCGAGCTGGTCGCGGCCGAGCCCGGCGTCGGCATCAGCGCCATCAACGCCGCCAAGGCCACCGTGCTCTCCGGGGACCGCGCGGGGCTCGAACGCATCCAGGAGCAGTTGGAGGGCCGGGGCATCGCCTGCCGCCATCTGACGGTGACCCACCCCTTCCACTCGCCTCTGATGGCGCCCATGGTGCCGAGGTTCGACGCGGTCGCCCACCGGGTCGCCGGCGGTCCGGCCCGGGTGCCGTTCTACTCCACCGTGTACGGCAGGCTGACCACCGAACCGCTGTACGGGCCGTACTGGAGCGAGCAGATCACCTCCCCCGTACGTTTCGCCGACGCCGCCCGGGCGATGCTCGCGCAGCAGACCCCGACCCATGTGGTGGAGATCGGCCCACGGGTGGTCCTCACCCCGTTCCTGCGCCGGATGGGCGGCAACGACGGGCCGACCTGCCTGGCGGTGTGCCGCGGTCCGGAGAGCGACGCGGTGGACCTGGCCGGGGTGATCTCCGCGCTCGACGCCGGACCGCTGGCGGCGGCGCTGGCCGGGGCGTGA
- a CDS encoding TOMM precursor leader peptide-binding protein, whose translation MSGSPMPSAARQVGFKPHLRVEVVGGEAVYLLSERGTTALHGPHVEALAPLLDGTRTLEAVFLEAAGVVDASAAGRTIAALAEAELIGYRAPSADAAAEAYWELAGLSGTGAQAALDSTPVQVLVLGRTDPGPVRQECRASGLTLADEETSAAFTLVVCEDYLDPALADVDAQHRAAGRPWLLARPCGVEAWVGPVFGTPERACWSCLAHRLRGHRATQAPVQRVLGLPGPVPLPRAYLASVRALGLQSAVLEAMKWVAGMRQDEQSALCTLDTRTLRTRHHPVTRRPQCPECGDPGLVAASVRRPVTFASRLKSATAGGGDRALSPDAVLSRYRHLVDPLTGVVPEVRPASGTPDGLNRYVSGRNHALRADTLAGLRHGLRSHSGGKGTTPVEAEAGALCEAVERYSATRHGDEPVVVGTLAGLGDSALHPNSCQLYADRQFAEREHWNRSAAAFQQVPPPFDPHAPTEWTPVWSMTAGTHRLLPTSMLYFGAAPGRRPSAPWADSNGNAAGSSLEDAALQGFLEVVERDAVALWWYNRSRLPGVDLDAFDEPWLGQVRAAYGRLRRDLWVLDLTADFGIPVMAAVSCCNDGTAQQICFGFGAHFDPRTALRRAVTEMAQLLPPPGVDTRADGEFASLHPELASWWSLATTRNQPYLVPDPAESPRTPASYVCEPRNDLLSDLMVAQDLVRGRGMELLVLDQTRPDVRLPVVKVIVPGMRHFWARFAPGRLYEVPVTLGRKPHETGHRDLNPIPLFV comes from the coding sequence ATGAGCGGATCCCCCATGCCCTCCGCGGCACGGCAGGTGGGGTTCAAGCCCCACCTGCGCGTCGAGGTCGTCGGTGGAGAGGCCGTGTATCTGCTGTCGGAGCGCGGTACGACCGCGCTGCACGGCCCGCACGTCGAGGCCCTCGCCCCGCTGCTCGACGGGACCCGGACCCTGGAGGCCGTCTTCCTGGAGGCCGCCGGCGTGGTCGACGCGTCGGCGGCGGGCCGGACGATCGCCGCGCTCGCGGAGGCCGAACTCATCGGCTACCGCGCCCCGTCGGCGGATGCCGCCGCGGAGGCCTACTGGGAACTCGCGGGCCTGAGCGGTACGGGCGCCCAGGCGGCCCTGGACAGCACTCCGGTGCAGGTCCTCGTGCTGGGCCGGACGGACCCCGGCCCCGTCCGCCAGGAGTGCCGCGCCTCCGGCCTGACCCTGGCCGACGAGGAGACGTCCGCCGCGTTCACGCTGGTCGTGTGCGAGGACTACCTCGACCCGGCACTGGCCGACGTGGACGCACAGCACCGGGCCGCGGGCCGGCCCTGGCTGCTCGCCAGGCCGTGTGGCGTAGAGGCCTGGGTGGGCCCCGTGTTCGGCACTCCTGAGCGGGCCTGCTGGTCCTGCCTGGCACACCGGCTGCGCGGGCACCGCGCCACGCAGGCGCCGGTGCAGCGGGTGCTCGGGCTGCCGGGTCCGGTGCCGCTGCCGCGCGCCTACCTGGCGTCCGTACGGGCGCTGGGGCTGCAGAGCGCCGTCCTGGAGGCGATGAAGTGGGTCGCCGGGATGCGCCAGGACGAGCAGAGCGCCCTGTGCACTCTGGACACCCGCACCCTGCGCACCCGCCACCACCCGGTGACCCGGCGCCCCCAGTGCCCCGAGTGCGGCGATCCCGGTCTGGTGGCGGCGAGCGTGCGGCGCCCGGTGACCTTCGCCTCCCGTCTGAAGTCGGCCACGGCCGGCGGCGGCGACAGGGCCCTGTCGCCCGACGCCGTGCTCTCCCGCTACCGGCATCTCGTCGATCCGCTCACCGGTGTGGTGCCCGAGGTACGGCCCGCCTCCGGCACCCCCGACGGCCTCAACCGCTATGTCTCAGGGCGCAATCACGCCCTGCGCGCCGACACGCTCGCCGGGCTGCGGCACGGGCTGCGCAGCCACAGCGGCGGCAAGGGGACCACCCCGGTCGAGGCCGAGGCCGGCGCCTTGTGCGAGGCGGTCGAGCGCTACAGCGCGACCCGGCACGGGGACGAGCCCGTCGTCGTCGGCACACTCGCCGGGCTGGGCGACAGCGCGCTGCACCCCAACTCCTGCCAGCTGTACGCCGACCGGCAGTTCGCTGAGCGGGAGCACTGGAACCGCTCGGCCGCCGCGTTCCAGCAGGTTCCGCCGCCTTTCGATCCGCACGCGCCCACGGAGTGGACCCCCGTGTGGTCGATGACGGCCGGCACCCACCGGCTGCTGCCCACCTCGATGCTCTACTTCGGCGCCGCCCCGGGCAGACGGCCGTCCGCGCCGTGGGCGGACTCCAACGGCAACGCGGCCGGCAGCAGTCTGGAGGACGCGGCGCTCCAGGGGTTCCTGGAGGTGGTCGAGCGCGACGCGGTCGCCCTGTGGTGGTACAACCGCAGCCGGCTGCCCGGCGTCGACCTGGACGCCTTCGACGAACCCTGGCTCGGTCAGGTCCGCGCCGCATACGGCAGGTTGCGCCGCGATCTGTGGGTGCTGGACCTGACCGCCGACTTCGGCATCCCCGTCATGGCGGCCGTCTCCTGCTGCAACGACGGGACGGCGCAGCAGATCTGCTTCGGGTTCGGCGCCCACTTCGACCCGCGTACGGCACTGCGCCGCGCGGTGACCGAGATGGCGCAGCTGCTCCCACCACCGGGCGTGGACACGCGGGCGGACGGTGAATTCGCCTCCCTCCACCCGGAGCTGGCCTCCTGGTGGTCCCTGGCGACCACCCGGAATCAGCCATATCTCGTCCCGGACCCTGCCGAGTCTCCCCGTACACCCGCAAGTTACGTGTGCGAACCGAGAAACGACCTGCTCAGCGACCTCATGGTGGCCCAGGACCTGGTGCGCGGCCGTGGCATGGAACTGCTCGTCCTCGATCAGACTCGGCCTGACGTGCGGCTTCCCGTGGTCAAGGTGATCGTCCCCGGGATGCGTCACTTCTGGGCCAGGTTCGCCCCCGGACGACTCTATGAGGTTCCTGTGACCCTCGGTCGCAAACCGCACGAGACAGGTCACCGCGACCTCAACCCCATTCCTTTGTTCGTGTGA
- a CDS encoding acyl-CoA dehydrogenase, which translates to MTAPQSGAGLYRYAAPPRGATSPGEGADARRPTAAPPAERSRIDALEASFGPLDDPENPLGGAALLAADAAGEQLAGAEQVLDAFAFNSEFVPEELGGRLRRMDVLGRLLRPLFRRDASVAFGHGLSCFFAAVPVWTAGTVEQQRFVAGLLLGGDRVAVARHEVAHGNDFVRDELTARPVAGGLSVNGSKTAIANAARSRGLVVFARTSDAPGGGRSHSVLVLDRAALPADRITDLERHSTTGMRSAEFGGLAFTDCIVPDSAVVGGVGDGYELSLRSSLMIRGLIPSIVLAGVDTALRTVATFATRPRNDGRSSLDVRHVRDVLTGAFLDLLLIDCLALVATRSLHLLPRQMSVYAASAAYLAPRLAAESMDAMSAVLGEESFAVSGTYGMFQKQLRDLPVTSLGHAGSAGRQVSILPQLPHFARHSWFAEEEAPAALFRPQEDLPPLDLPRLSLLGDSDPLAATLIACTEWLESADLTVPGRGDWPLLRSLAQAFTGELADLAEAFGEIDPGDRGALGSPRNFALADRYTMVLAAAGCLGVWREQALAGTDTFLADPAWPSAVLHRLGRRLGLSLPDSVAACEQRVLAEALDRLHDHRSYDLYGSALARATPGKAGHAPTPPGTLSHRTGQVPE; encoded by the coding sequence ATGACAGCGCCCCAAAGCGGCGCGGGGCTGTATCGATATGCGGCTCCGCCGCGGGGCGCGACCAGCCCCGGCGAAGGCGCGGACGCCCGACGCCCCACCGCGGCACCCCCCGCGGAGCGCTCCCGCATCGACGCCCTGGAAGCCTCCTTCGGCCCTCTCGACGACCCCGAGAACCCCCTGGGCGGCGCGGCCCTCCTCGCCGCCGACGCCGCAGGCGAACAGCTCGCCGGCGCCGAACAGGTCCTGGACGCGTTCGCCTTCAACTCCGAGTTCGTACCGGAGGAACTCGGCGGCCGCCTACGGCGCATGGACGTCCTCGGCCGCCTGCTGCGCCCGCTGTTCCGCCGGGACGCCTCCGTCGCCTTCGGCCACGGCCTCAGCTGCTTCTTCGCCGCAGTACCGGTGTGGACCGCGGGCACCGTCGAGCAGCAGCGCTTCGTCGCCGGGCTGCTGCTGGGCGGCGACCGGGTCGCCGTCGCACGACACGAGGTGGCGCACGGCAACGACTTCGTCCGCGACGAGCTGACCGCCCGTCCCGTCGCCGGGGGCCTGTCCGTGAACGGCAGCAAGACGGCGATCGCCAACGCGGCGCGCTCCCGGGGCCTGGTCGTCTTCGCCCGTACGTCGGACGCCCCGGGCGGGGGCCGCAGCCACTCGGTGCTGGTGCTCGACCGCGCCGCCCTGCCCGCCGACCGGATCACCGACCTCGAACGGCACTCCACCACCGGTATGCGCAGCGCCGAGTTCGGCGGTCTGGCGTTCACCGACTGCATCGTGCCCGACAGCGCCGTGGTCGGCGGGGTCGGCGACGGCTACGAACTGTCGCTGCGGTCCTCCCTGATGATCCGCGGTCTCATCCCGTCGATCGTGCTCGCGGGCGTCGACACCGCGCTGCGGACCGTGGCCACCTTCGCCACCCGGCCCCGGAACGACGGCCGTTCCTCGCTCGACGTACGGCATGTGCGCGACGTGCTGACGGGGGCATTCCTCGATCTGCTGCTCATCGACTGTCTCGCCCTGGTCGCCACCCGGTCGCTGCATCTGCTGCCGCGGCAGATGAGCGTGTACGCGGCGTCGGCCGCCTATCTGGCGCCGCGGCTGGCCGCCGAGTCGATGGACGCGATGTCGGCGGTGCTCGGCGAGGAGAGCTTCGCGGTGAGCGGGACGTACGGCATGTTCCAGAAGCAGCTGCGCGACCTGCCCGTCACCTCGCTGGGCCACGCCGGCAGCGCGGGCCGGCAGGTCAGCATCCTGCCGCAGCTGCCGCACTTCGCCCGGCACAGCTGGTTCGCCGAGGAGGAGGCGCCCGCCGCGCTGTTCAGGCCTCAGGAGGATCTGCCGCCGCTCGATCTGCCGCGCCTGTCCCTGCTCGGCGACAGCGATCCGCTGGCCGCGACCCTCATCGCGTGCACCGAGTGGCTGGAGTCGGCCGACCTCACCGTCCCGGGGCGCGGGGACTGGCCCCTGCTGCGCTCGCTGGCGCAGGCCTTCACCGGTGAACTGGCCGATCTGGCCGAGGCGTTCGGCGAGATCGACCCCGGCGACCGCGGGGCGTTGGGCAGCCCGCGCAACTTCGCGCTCGCCGACCGCTACACCATGGTCCTGGCGGCGGCCGGCTGTCTGGGGGTCTGGCGCGAACAGGCGCTGGCCGGCACCGACACCTTCCTGGCCGATCCGGCCTGGCCGTCCGCGGTGCTCCACCGCCTGGGCCGCCGCCTCGGCCTGTCCCTGCCCGACTCGGTCGCAGCCTGCGAACAGCGCGTGCTCGCGGAGGCCCTGGACCGTCTGCACGACCACCGCAGCTACGACCTGTACGGCTCCGCACTCGCCCGAGCGACCCCGGGGAAGGCCGGGCACGCCCCCACGCCGCCCGGCACGCTGTCCCACCGCACCGGCCAAGTGCCCGAGTAG
- a CDS encoding AfsR/SARP family transcriptional regulator, translated as MDIKILGRLTAELNGVSVVPTAAKPRQILALLALQTGRVVTVPTLMEEIWGEDIPRSAATTLQTYILQLRRKIAAALEGDATRRPKDILVTQHGGYLLEVQPGQIDVQEFEQLCASGRDAHEAGDHRTAAELLRRALALWQGPALVDVRLGSVLELESLRLEEDRMAALERRIEADLYLGRHAEIVPELRVLVARHPMHENFCAHLMTALHRSNNAWRALEAYQRLRGSLVEELGIEPSSRLRRLHQSILAADPALDLEVHRQVPSSAAG; from the coding sequence ATGGACATCAAGATACTGGGGCGACTCACGGCCGAACTGAACGGAGTGTCGGTCGTGCCGACCGCCGCGAAACCGCGGCAGATTCTCGCCCTGCTCGCCCTGCAGACCGGACGCGTCGTCACCGTGCCGACGCTGATGGAGGAGATCTGGGGCGAGGACATACCGCGCAGCGCCGCCACCACCCTGCAGACGTACATCCTGCAGCTGCGGCGCAAAATCGCGGCCGCCCTGGAGGGCGACGCGACCCGCCGGCCCAAGGACATCCTGGTCACCCAGCACGGGGGCTACCTCCTTGAGGTGCAGCCGGGACAGATCGACGTACAGGAATTCGAGCAGCTGTGTGCCTCCGGGCGCGACGCGCACGAGGCGGGCGACCACCGCACCGCCGCCGAACTCCTGCGCAGGGCCCTGGCGTTGTGGCAGGGGCCCGCCCTGGTGGACGTACGCCTGGGCAGTGTGCTCGAACTGGAGTCCCTGCGGCTCGAGGAGGACCGGATGGCGGCCCTGGAGCGGCGCATCGAGGCCGACCTGTATCTCGGCCGGCACGCGGAGATCGTGCCCGAACTGCGCGTCCTGGTGGCCAGGCACCCCATGCACGAGAACTTCTGCGCCCATCTGATGACCGCGCTGCACCGCTCCAACAACGCGTGGCGGGCCCTGGAGGCCTACCAGCGGCTGCGCGGTTCGCTCGTCGAGGAGCTCGGCATCGAACCGTCGTCCCGGCTGCGGCGGCTGCACCAGTCGATCCTCGCCGCGGACCCCGCGCTGGACCTGGAGGTGCACCGCCAGGTGCCCTCCTCCGCCGCCGGCTGA
- a CDS encoding acyl-CoA carboxylase subunit beta, with the protein MTILDDLTVPTAAPDLRRAAAELRRIKEEAGRGPDPEATRRQHAKNKLTAHERLVVLFDEGTFTEIEPLRRHRATGFGLEDRKPHGDGVVIGWGLVHGRTVFAYAHDFRVFAGALGEAHAAKVHKVMDLAQSAGAPLVSLNDGAGARIQEGVTALAGYGGIFCRNVAASGVIPQISVMLGPCAGGAAYSPALTDFVFMVRETAQMFITGPDVVQAVTGERITHNGLGGAEPHSTVSGVCHFAYDDETECLEDVRFLISLLPSNNRELPPAAPSGDPADRRTEALCDLVPAEPGRSYDIRDVIGEVVDDGEYFEVHEAWARNVVCALARLDGHPVGIVANQPAVLAGVLDIHASEKAARFVSTCDAFNIPLVTLVDVPGFLPGVDQEHNGIIRHGAKLLYAYCNATVPRISVVLRKAYGGAYIVMDSRSIGCDLSFAWPTNEIAVMGAEGAANVIFRREINAADDPEAVRAQRIKEYRTELMHPYYAAERGLVDDVIEPAETRSVLIRSLAMLRGKKAEIPARKHGNVPT; encoded by the coding sequence ATGACGATCCTCGACGACCTCACGGTCCCCACAGCCGCCCCTGACCTGCGACGAGCCGCCGCGGAACTGCGCCGCATCAAAGAGGAAGCGGGCCGCGGCCCCGATCCCGAGGCCACCCGGCGGCAGCACGCGAAGAACAAACTCACCGCCCACGAACGGCTGGTGGTCCTCTTCGACGAGGGCACCTTCACCGAGATCGAACCGCTGCGCAGGCACCGCGCCACCGGGTTCGGCCTTGAGGACAGGAAGCCGCACGGCGACGGCGTGGTCATCGGCTGGGGCCTGGTCCACGGCCGCACCGTCTTCGCCTACGCCCACGACTTCCGGGTCTTCGCGGGAGCGCTCGGTGAGGCCCACGCCGCCAAGGTGCACAAGGTGATGGACCTCGCGCAGTCGGCCGGAGCGCCGCTGGTGTCGCTCAACGACGGCGCCGGTGCCCGCATCCAGGAAGGCGTCACCGCGCTCGCCGGCTACGGCGGCATCTTCTGCCGCAACGTGGCGGCCTCCGGGGTCATCCCGCAGATCAGCGTGATGCTCGGCCCGTGCGCCGGGGGCGCCGCCTACTCGCCCGCGCTCACCGACTTCGTGTTCATGGTGCGCGAGACCGCCCAGATGTTCATCACCGGGCCCGACGTGGTGCAGGCGGTCACCGGCGAGAGGATCACGCACAACGGCCTGGGCGGCGCCGAGCCGCACTCGACGGTCTCCGGTGTCTGCCACTTCGCGTACGACGACGAGACCGAGTGCCTTGAGGACGTACGGTTCCTGATCTCGCTGCTGCCGTCCAACAACCGGGAGCTGCCGCCCGCGGCGCCGTCCGGCGACCCCGCGGACCGGCGCACGGAGGCTTTGTGCGACCTCGTGCCGGCCGAGCCGGGGCGCTCGTACGACATCCGCGACGTCATCGGGGAAGTCGTCGACGACGGCGAGTACTTCGAGGTCCACGAGGCGTGGGCACGCAACGTGGTGTGCGCGCTCGCCCGCCTCGACGGGCACCCCGTGGGCATCGTCGCCAACCAGCCCGCCGTGCTCGCCGGCGTGCTCGACATCCACGCCAGCGAGAAGGCCGCCCGCTTCGTGTCGACCTGCGACGCGTTCAACATCCCGCTGGTCACCCTGGTCGACGTTCCGGGCTTCCTGCCGGGCGTCGACCAGGAGCACAACGGGATCATCCGGCACGGGGCGAAGCTGCTGTACGCGTACTGCAACGCCACCGTGCCCCGGATCTCCGTGGTGCTGCGCAAGGCGTACGGCGGCGCCTACATCGTCATGGACTCCCGCTCCATCGGCTGCGACCTGTCCTTCGCCTGGCCGACCAACGAGATCGCCGTGATGGGCGCCGAGGGCGCCGCCAACGTCATCTTCCGCCGGGAGATCAACGCGGCCGACGATCCCGAAGCGGTACGCGCGCAACGCATCAAGGAGTACCGCACCGAGCTGATGCACCCCTACTACGCCGCCGAACGCGGCCTGGTGGACGACGTCATCGAGCCGGCCGAGACCCGCTCCGTGCTGATCCGCTCGCTGGCGATGCTGCGCGGAAAAAAGGCCGAAATACCTGCTCGCAAGCATGGCAACGTCCCCACCTGA
- a CDS encoding sensor histidine kinase: MAPRLARTIVLLVLTCYCFIVILNVLNTGGASASRMTVCTGVVLLEFGVQFALALPAARAWPLRRRLVTLGVQAVLTYLPAAWFGLDWGSMQGPLAATILLTLPNPVAWPVFGAVVAAAPLYPLLKGSGVLYSGYVFISVTLAGLVIYGLTRLTDLVRELHDTRERLARMAVTQERLRFARDLHDLLGYSLSTVTLKGELVSRLIPVRPEQAAEETTSLLLVARQALADVRLVSRGYRDMSLCEEAESAAKVLVSAEVRVEVDMRVERLHPVVDTVLATALREGVTNILRHSKAEVCTIRATSGTETVLLTLVNDGVTDGGKADARSCGGSGLGNLRTRLTEIGGELTAGVDEDGLFRLDARAPLQPHQGEAGHTTAGAPGTERAAA; encoded by the coding sequence ATGGCCCCCCGCCTCGCCCGCACCATCGTTCTGCTCGTGCTGACCTGTTACTGCTTCATCGTCATCCTCAACGTGCTCAACACGGGCGGGGCGAGCGCCTCCAGGATGACCGTCTGCACCGGTGTCGTCCTGCTCGAGTTCGGGGTGCAGTTCGCCCTCGCCCTGCCCGCCGCACGCGCATGGCCGCTGCGGCGGCGGCTCGTCACCCTGGGCGTGCAGGCCGTGCTGACCTATCTGCCCGCCGCCTGGTTCGGACTCGACTGGGGCAGCATGCAGGGGCCGCTCGCCGCGACCATCCTGCTCACCCTGCCCAACCCCGTGGCCTGGCCGGTGTTCGGGGCCGTCGTGGCGGCCGCCCCGCTGTACCCGTTACTGAAGGGCTCGGGCGTCCTCTACAGCGGCTACGTGTTCATCTCCGTCACGCTGGCGGGCCTCGTCATCTACGGCCTGACCCGGCTGACCGACCTCGTCCGCGAACTGCACGACACCCGCGAGCGGTTGGCACGCATGGCCGTGACCCAGGAACGGCTGCGCTTCGCACGGGATCTGCACGACCTGCTCGGATACAGCCTGTCCACCGTCACGCTCAAGGGCGAGCTGGTCAGCCGGCTGATCCCCGTCCGCCCGGAACAGGCCGCCGAGGAGACCACGTCCCTGCTCCTCGTCGCCCGCCAGGCACTCGCCGACGTCCGTCTCGTCTCCCGTGGCTACCGGGACATGTCGCTGTGCGAGGAGGCGGAGTCCGCGGCGAAGGTCCTGGTGTCGGCCGAGGTCCGCGTCGAGGTCGACATGCGCGTCGAGCGGCTGCACCCGGTGGTCGACACGGTGCTCGCGACGGCCCTGCGGGAAGGAGTCACCAACATCCTCCGCCACAGCAAGGCCGAGGTATGTACCATCAGGGCCACCAGCGGGACGGAAACGGTTCTGCTCACGCTGGTCAACGACGGGGTCACCGACGGGGGGAAGGCTGACGCGCGTTCGTGTGGTGGGAGCGGTCTGGGCAACCTCCGGACCCGGCTCACCGAGATCGGCGGAGAACTGACGGCCGGCGTCGACGAGGACGGCCTGTTCCGCCTCGACGCACGGGCACCGCTCCAACCGCATCAGGGGGAGGCCGGCCACACCACGGCCGGCGCGCCCGGCACCGAGAGAGCCGCGGCCTGA
- a CDS encoding DNA-binding response regulator — MSINILLAEDVHMIRGALVALLQLEPDLRVIASVERGDTIVSTALEVRPDVAVIDVDLPGMDGLTAAAELHEQLPSCRSLILTSLGKPGTLRRAMSAHVSGFLLKDSPPDQLASAVRSVARGGRVVDPQLALTAWDYPDNPLSRRETEVLRLAARGADAAEIAGCLYLTKGTVRNYLTSIVGKLGARNRVDAIRIAEEAGWIP; from the coding sequence CTGTCCATCAACATCCTTCTCGCCGAGGATGTGCACATGATTCGCGGCGCTCTGGTCGCGCTGCTGCAACTCGAGCCCGATCTGCGGGTCATCGCCTCCGTGGAACGGGGCGACACGATCGTCAGCACGGCACTCGAGGTCCGGCCCGACGTCGCGGTGATCGACGTCGACCTGCCGGGGATGGACGGTCTGACGGCCGCCGCCGAACTGCACGAACAGCTCCCCAGTTGCCGCTCCCTCATCCTCACCAGCCTGGGCAAGCCCGGCACCCTGCGCCGCGCCATGTCGGCCCATGTGTCGGGCTTCCTGCTGAAGGACTCCCCGCCCGACCAACTCGCCTCCGCCGTACGCTCGGTGGCGAGGGGTGGACGTGTCGTGGACCCCCAGCTCGCACTGACGGCCTGGGACTACCCCGACAATCCGCTCTCCCGCCGGGAGACTGAGGTGCTACGGCTCGCGGCCCGGGGTGCCGACGCCGCCGAGATCGCCGGATGCCTCTATCTGACCAAGGGAACCGTCCGCAACTACCTCACCTCGATCGTCGGCAAGCTCGGTGCCCGCAACCGCGTCGACGCCATCCGTATCGCCGAGGAGGCCGGCTGGATTCCCTGA